One genomic region from Arthrobacter sp. FB24 encodes:
- a CDS encoding class F sortase: MVCLQRNRHRNSAGVRGLILSLRDLLVLGACVTGILGAWLAYGVTGGASHGGPAAGEPAATVLSERLPEPPAPVPAADGVVREPGAAADPVGLPALPLAVGGLPEPEPASSEPVASAPQRITYPAAGMDVVVHPLEPESVDAASHSIVPPETMDGYWLTPFGKPGAGSANTSYVIGHSWEGLDAPFNHLSSAAAAGDELTVTTSTGAMTYRVDTVTTYTKATLKDSPIWAVVPNRLVLISCYTEDPWGKNVAVVASPVQGS; the protein is encoded by the coding sequence ATGGTCTGTCTTCAACGGAACCGGCACAGGAATAGCGCCGGTGTCCGGGGGCTGATTCTTAGCCTCAGGGACCTACTGGTGCTGGGCGCCTGCGTCACGGGGATTCTTGGAGCCTGGCTGGCCTACGGCGTGACCGGGGGTGCCAGCCACGGAGGACCTGCAGCCGGGGAACCGGCGGCCACAGTCCTTTCGGAGCGCTTGCCGGAGCCGCCGGCGCCAGTGCCTGCGGCGGACGGTGTGGTTCGGGAACCTGGCGCGGCAGCGGATCCGGTTGGCTTGCCCGCACTTCCGCTGGCTGTTGGCGGGCTGCCCGAGCCGGAACCTGCTTCTTCCGAGCCGGTTGCATCTGCTCCGCAGCGCATTACCTACCCCGCCGCCGGCATGGATGTTGTGGTTCACCCGTTGGAACCCGAGTCCGTCGATGCTGCAAGCCACAGCATCGTCCCGCCGGAGACGATGGATGGCTACTGGCTGACGCCGTTCGGGAAACCAGGCGCCGGTTCCGCCAACACAAGCTATGTCATCGGACACAGCTGGGAAGGGCTGGACGCGCCGTTCAACCACTTGAGTTCAGCTGCCGCGGCCGGGGACGAGCTGACCGTCACCACGTCAACCGGGGCCATGACCTACCGCGTCGACACGGTCACCACCTACACAAAGGCAACCCTGAAGGACAGCCCCATCTGGGCGGTGGTCCCCAACCGCCTGGTCCTCATCAGCTGCTACACGGAGGACCCCTGGGGCAAGAACGTCGCCGTCGTGGCGTCGCCTGTGCAAGGAAGCTGA
- a CDS encoding 3-isopropylmalate dehydrogenase → MSAPTINLAVIPGDGIGPEVIAEALKVLEKVVAAEGVTLEQTHYKLGAQHWLETGETLPEEVLSDLRTRDAILFGAVGAAPGDTRIPSGIIEREMLLKLRFSLDHFVNLRPSRLFGSVGSPLANPGKIDFIVVREGTEGPYVGNGGTLRAGTRHEVATEVSLNTAHGVERVVRDAFRRASERPRKHVTLVHKHNVLVYAGHLWKRTVEAVAQEFPDVTHDYLHIDAATIFMVTDPGRFDVIVTDNLFGDIITDLAAAITGGIGLAASGNINMERTAPSMFEPVHGSAPDIAGQQKADPTAAILSAALLLDHLGYADAAKKIEAAVIADVESRDGRARTTSAIGDAIAAAL, encoded by the coding sequence ATGAGCGCACCCACGATAAATCTTGCTGTCATTCCCGGCGACGGCATCGGCCCGGAGGTCATCGCCGAAGCTTTGAAGGTCCTGGAGAAGGTGGTGGCCGCCGAAGGCGTCACCTTGGAGCAGACCCATTACAAGCTCGGAGCCCAGCATTGGCTTGAGACAGGGGAGACCCTTCCGGAGGAAGTGCTGAGCGATCTCCGCACCCGGGATGCGATCCTGTTCGGCGCCGTCGGTGCAGCCCCCGGTGACACGCGGATCCCGTCCGGCATCATCGAGCGCGAGATGCTGCTGAAGCTCCGCTTCAGCCTTGACCACTTCGTCAACCTGCGGCCGTCGCGCCTCTTTGGCAGCGTCGGCAGCCCGCTCGCCAACCCCGGCAAGATCGATTTCATCGTGGTCCGTGAAGGCACCGAAGGTCCGTACGTCGGCAATGGCGGCACCCTGCGTGCCGGGACCAGGCACGAAGTTGCCACCGAGGTTTCGCTGAACACTGCCCACGGTGTGGAGCGGGTTGTCCGGGACGCGTTCCGCCGTGCCAGCGAACGTCCGCGCAAGCACGTCACGCTGGTGCACAAGCACAATGTTCTTGTCTATGCCGGCCACTTGTGGAAGCGCACCGTTGAGGCGGTGGCCCAGGAATTCCCTGATGTCACCCACGACTACCTGCACATCGACGCAGCCACGATCTTCATGGTCACCGACCCCGGGCGCTTCGACGTCATCGTCACAGACAACCTTTTTGGCGACATCATCACCGACCTCGCCGCAGCCATCACCGGCGGCATCGGCCTGGCGGCATCGGGCAACATCAACATGGAACGCACCGCACCCTCCATGTTCGAACCCGTGCACGGATCTGCCCCCGACATCGCCGGCCAGCAAAAAGCCGATCCTACGGCGGCAATCCTCTCAGCGGCACTGCTGCTGGACCACCTCGGCTACGCAGATGCTGCGAAGAAGATCGAGGCGGCAGTCATCGCCGACGTCGAAAGCCGCGATGGCCGGGCGCGCACCACCAGCGCGATCGGCGATGCGATCGCCGCCGCCCTGTAG
- the metG gene encoding methionine--tRNA ligase yields the protein MSSSAQTPFYITTAITYPNGVPHIGHAYEYIATDAMARFKRLDGYDVFFLTGTDEHGMKIAQTADKEGITPKELVDRNAEIYKAAHAALGISYDRFIRTTDEDHYAASQAIWKKMEANGDIYLSKYEGWYSVRDEAYYVEDETVVKEDGLRYSRETDTELTWTAEESYFFRLSAYQDKLLALYEAHPEFGAPQSRFNEVISFVKRGLEDLSISRTTFDWGVPVPGNDKHVMYVWVDALTNYLTGVGYPDTESDSFKKYWPADVHVIGKDISRFHAIYWPAFLMSAGLELPKRIMIHGFLNNNGVKMSKSLGNVVAPSDFVAQYGLDQVRFFFLREVPFGADGSYSHEAIVGRMNSDLANNFGNLAQRSLSMVAKNCEGRVPVPGAFTAEDSALLEQANGLLEAARAAFEKQEFSRALEAIWGVLGDTNAYFAEQAPWVLRKTDVERMNTVLYVTLEVLRIVAILVQPVMPKASAALLDTLGQPDGEARRFAAIATPLVPGTELPAPSPIFPKYEEPAEG from the coding sequence GTGTCGTCTTCAGCCCAGACCCCGTTCTACATCACCACTGCCATCACGTACCCCAACGGTGTGCCCCACATCGGCCACGCCTATGAGTACATTGCTACGGACGCGATGGCACGGTTCAAGCGCCTGGACGGTTACGACGTCTTCTTCCTGACCGGCACCGACGAGCACGGGATGAAGATCGCGCAGACGGCGGATAAGGAAGGCATCACGCCGAAGGAACTCGTTGACCGGAACGCCGAAATCTACAAGGCCGCCCATGCCGCCCTGGGAATCTCGTACGACCGCTTCATCCGCACGACGGACGAGGACCATTACGCCGCCTCCCAGGCCATCTGGAAGAAGATGGAGGCCAACGGGGACATCTACCTGTCCAAGTACGAAGGCTGGTACTCGGTCCGCGACGAGGCGTACTACGTTGAGGACGAGACCGTGGTCAAGGAGGACGGCCTCCGCTACTCGCGCGAGACGGATACCGAACTGACGTGGACGGCCGAGGAAAGCTACTTCTTCCGTCTTTCCGCCTACCAGGACAAGCTGCTGGCGCTGTATGAAGCACACCCCGAATTCGGTGCACCGCAGTCCCGTTTCAACGAGGTCATAAGCTTTGTCAAGCGCGGGCTCGAGGACCTCTCCATCAGCCGGACGACGTTCGACTGGGGTGTTCCCGTCCCCGGTAATGACAAGCACGTGATGTACGTGTGGGTGGATGCGTTGACCAACTACCTCACCGGCGTGGGCTACCCGGACACCGAATCCGATTCATTCAAGAAGTACTGGCCGGCCGATGTCCACGTGATCGGCAAGGACATTTCCCGGTTCCACGCCATTTATTGGCCGGCGTTCCTGATGAGCGCCGGGCTGGAGCTGCCCAAGCGGATCATGATCCACGGCTTCCTTAACAACAACGGTGTCAAGATGTCCAAGTCGCTGGGCAACGTGGTGGCGCCGTCGGACTTCGTGGCCCAGTATGGCCTTGACCAGGTGCGTTTCTTCTTCCTGCGGGAGGTTCCTTTCGGCGCCGACGGCAGCTACAGCCATGAGGCCATCGTGGGCCGGATGAACTCCGACCTCGCCAACAACTTCGGAAACCTGGCGCAGCGTTCACTGTCCATGGTCGCCAAGAACTGCGAGGGACGGGTTCCGGTTCCCGGCGCCTTCACGGCGGAGGACTCCGCGCTGCTGGAGCAGGCCAACGGCCTGCTGGAGGCAGCCCGGGCCGCGTTCGAGAAGCAGGAATTCAGCCGCGCCCTGGAAGCGATCTGGGGCGTCCTTGGCGACACCAACGCGTACTTTGCCGAGCAGGCGCCATGGGTGCTGCGGAAGACCGACGTCGAGCGCATGAACACGGTGCTGTACGTGACGCTTGAGGTGCTCAGGATCGTTGCGATCCTGGTCCAGCCGGTCATGCCGAAGGCGTCCGCCGCCCTCCTGGACACCCTCGGCCAGCCCGACGGCGAGGCCCGCCGGTTCGCGGCGATCGCCACGCCGCTTGTTCCCGGGACGGAACTCCCGGCTCCTTCCCCGATCTTCCCGAAGTACGAGGAACCGGCCGAAGGATAG
- the ilvC gene encoding ketol-acid reductoisomerase, whose translation MTEMFYDDDADLSIIQGRKVAIVGYGSQGHAHALNLRDSGVEVTIALKEGSSSIAKAQDAGFTVKNVADAAEWADVIMILAPDQHQRSIYNDSIKDKLTPGKALAFAHGFNIRFGYIKAPEGVDVILIAPKAPGHTVRREFEAGRGIPDIIAVEQDATGAAWDLAKSYAKAIGGTRAGVIKTTFTEETETDLFGEQAVLCGGVSQLVQYGFETLTEAGYQPQIAYFEVLHELKLIVDLMWEGGIAKQRWSVSDTAEYGDYVSGPRVITPEVKENMKAVLADIQNGAFAKRFIEDQDNGGVEFKALRAKAEQHPIESVGRELRGLFSWQQQDEDYVEGSAAR comes from the coding sequence GTGACTGAAATGTTCTATGACGACGACGCAGACCTCTCCATCATCCAGGGCCGGAAGGTGGCCATCGTCGGCTATGGCTCGCAGGGCCACGCCCACGCCCTGAACCTGCGCGACTCCGGCGTCGAGGTGACGATCGCCCTCAAGGAGGGCTCTTCCTCGATCGCCAAGGCCCAGGATGCAGGCTTCACGGTCAAGAACGTCGCCGACGCCGCCGAATGGGCAGACGTCATCATGATCCTGGCGCCGGACCAGCACCAGCGCTCGATCTACAACGACTCCATCAAGGACAAGCTCACCCCCGGCAAGGCCCTGGCCTTCGCGCACGGCTTCAACATCCGCTTCGGCTACATCAAGGCACCGGAGGGCGTTGACGTCATCCTGATCGCCCCGAAGGCTCCCGGCCACACTGTGCGCCGCGAATTCGAAGCCGGCCGCGGCATCCCCGATATCATCGCCGTCGAGCAGGACGCCACCGGTGCCGCATGGGACCTCGCGAAGTCCTACGCCAAGGCCATTGGCGGTACCCGCGCCGGCGTCATCAAGACCACCTTCACCGAAGAGACCGAGACCGACCTGTTCGGCGAGCAGGCAGTCCTGTGCGGCGGTGTCTCCCAGCTGGTCCAGTACGGCTTCGAGACCCTCACCGAGGCCGGCTACCAGCCGCAGATCGCCTACTTCGAGGTCCTGCACGAGCTCAAGCTCATCGTCGACCTCATGTGGGAAGGCGGCATCGCCAAGCAGCGCTGGAGCGTCTCCGACACCGCAGAGTACGGCGACTACGTTTCCGGCCCGCGCGTCATCACCCCCGAGGTGAAGGAAAACATGAAGGCTGTCCTCGCCGACATCCAGAATGGTGCGTTCGCCAAGCGCTTCATCGAGGACCAGGACAACGGCGGCGTAGAGTTCAAGGCGCTCCGGGCCAAGGCAGAGCAGCACCCCATCGAGAGCGTTGGCCGCGAACTGCGCGGGCTCTTCTCCTGGCAGCAGCAGGACGAGGACTACGTCGAGGGCTCGGCAGCCCGCTAA
- the serA gene encoding phosphoglycerate dehydrogenase, translated as MSKPVVLLAEELSPATVEALGPDFEIRQTDGADRSQLLSAIADVDAILVRSATQVDAEAIAAAKNLKVIARAGVGLDNVDIKAATQAGVMVVNAPTSNIVSAAELTVGHILSLARHIPQASAALKDGEWKRSKYTGIELYEKKIGIIGLGRIGALVAARLKGFDTKILAYDPYITSARAAQLGVQLVTLDELLAQSDFITIHMPKTPETVGMLGAEAFKKMKKTAYVINVARGGLVDEEALHAALKDGEIAGAGVDVFVKEPSTDLPFFAMDNVVVTPHLGASTDEAQEKAGVSVAKSVRLALAGELVPDAVNVAGGVIAPDVRPGIPLIEKLGRIFTALTHASLTQFDVEVAGEIASLDVKVLELAALKGIFADVVTEQVSYVNAPVIAEQRGINVRLITTPDTESYRNLLTLRGALSDGSQISVAGTLTGPKQIQKLVGVNGYEVEIPISEHLVVVAYADRPGVIGTIGHILGMNNINIAGMQVARQAEGGQVLALLTIDSSVPQQVLDAIKAGIGAEMVREVDLED; from the coding sequence GTGTCAAAACCCGTAGTACTGCTCGCCGAAGAACTTTCACCCGCCACAGTCGAGGCCCTCGGCCCGGACTTCGAAATCCGCCAGACCGACGGCGCCGACCGTTCCCAGCTGCTTTCTGCCATCGCGGATGTTGACGCAATCCTGGTCCGCTCCGCCACGCAGGTGGACGCCGAAGCCATCGCCGCGGCCAAGAACCTCAAGGTCATTGCCCGCGCAGGGGTCGGCTTGGACAACGTCGACATCAAGGCCGCCACGCAGGCCGGTGTCATGGTCGTCAACGCGCCGACGTCGAACATCGTCTCCGCCGCCGAACTGACCGTGGGCCACATCCTGAGCCTCGCCCGCCACATTCCGCAGGCCAGCGCCGCGCTCAAGGACGGCGAATGGAAGCGCTCCAAGTACACGGGCATTGAACTTTACGAGAAGAAGATCGGCATCATCGGCCTCGGCCGGATCGGCGCCCTGGTGGCAGCCCGCCTGAAGGGCTTCGACACCAAGATCCTGGCGTACGACCCCTACATCACCTCCGCCCGCGCCGCCCAGCTGGGCGTGCAGCTGGTCACCCTGGACGAGCTGCTGGCGCAGTCCGACTTCATCACCATCCACATGCCCAAGACGCCTGAAACGGTGGGCATGCTCGGCGCCGAGGCATTTAAGAAGATGAAGAAGACCGCCTACGTCATCAACGTGGCCCGCGGCGGTCTGGTGGACGAGGAAGCCCTCCACGCCGCCCTGAAGGACGGCGAAATCGCCGGCGCCGGCGTTGACGTCTTCGTCAAGGAACCCAGCACCGACCTGCCGTTCTTCGCGATGGATAACGTGGTGGTCACCCCGCACCTGGGCGCATCCACTGACGAAGCGCAGGAAAAAGCAGGCGTTTCCGTGGCCAAGTCGGTTCGGCTTGCCCTGGCCGGGGAACTGGTTCCGGACGCAGTCAACGTTGCCGGCGGCGTCATCGCGCCGGACGTCCGTCCGGGCATCCCGCTGATCGAGAAGCTGGGCCGCATCTTCACGGCCCTTACCCATGCATCCCTGACGCAGTTCGACGTCGAAGTTGCCGGTGAGATCGCCTCCCTCGACGTCAAGGTGCTGGAACTGGCCGCCCTGAAGGGCATCTTCGCCGACGTCGTGACGGAACAGGTTTCCTACGTCAACGCCCCGGTCATTGCAGAGCAGCGCGGCATCAACGTGCGCCTCATCACCACTCCCGACACCGAGTCGTACCGCAACCTCCTGACTCTGCGCGGTGCCCTCAGCGACGGCAGCCAGATCTCCGTGGCCGGAACGCTGACGGGTCCCAAGCAGATCCAGAAGCTCGTGGGTGTCAACGGCTACGAGGTGGAAATCCCCATCAGCGAGCACCTGGTGGTGGTGGCCTACGCCGACCGTCCCGGCGTGATCGGTACTATCGGGCACATCCTGGGCATGAACAACATCAACATTGCCGGCATGCAGGTTGCGCGCCAGGCTGAGGGCGGCCAGGTCCTGGCCCTCCTGACCATTGACAGCTCGGTTCCGCAGCAGGTCCTTGACGCGATCAAGGCCGGCATCGGCGCCGAGATGGTACGGGAAGTCGACCTCGAAGACTGA
- a CDS encoding ABC transporter permease has product MNAVQRFIRSRVLLLTAAILIVAMCLSVLVQGQSQAALNRTVDQNSRGLYDILVQAKAGSGGVLMQPEIANGQGGISFDQLDSIRKLSGTSVAAPISLVSRVSQNLESPRLDAMDYLGFNSGLVGTATAGEPGATDPSKWPAAESVLTDKAKKYRLTASAVSSDGHSEQTLFKSMAEGSLGKARLIEEQAAGGKSIRIAGAEGETGIKFPAPAGGSEHNLFNLSVSLPLAPQVTESVVAVDPVSERALLGTAGDFLAPLEKAPPADARNAGAIGRHFESLFTTGISMKELEEGPDFLGVKLKYWAPLMTQYQQAKRNGQLTADSQAIPLIVRSGTSLDLKYSVKIEEIDDSGNVVKDVGTVTRSLDKDYLPFVSKSPFALSWPGSQDYSQLLGNTGNFSQGLYNPATWSTDFASAPKYTDGATAGNGAVDKTATPGEWITVNRLPEKGAGGAPVDQTQREPVDERSYRESLQTGTKVAAPLAMVYGTFDADKVKEAAGDVNRLPLGGYDPSPLTLTEDAQGKKVENTVLKPSLSATGLVSQSAGAITDYYGLAAARGYEENASVIDAVRVRAKAPGSWKESQPEVEKLANEIRDMGLEATVVAGSAREDANIFVPGYSKDDAGKESPLGTVTQSWVRQDAADAVSGSLTGTNITLLFLTLCGAALLTGASTVSYIRQRRREAGTLRAMGWTQKRIRSWVLAEFGVGAALLAIAGTVLSLLSWNVATVIVSASVLVLYAAAAYFAARQLRHRDEVDQEPQHDERLIAVDSPLTFANRQLSTNKFNTISLAVAVGVFGAAVGGLIALLIDIPRAAGASALSGLAAASVALPSIVLALSGVAVGLVLTLVTGRFELQAKRQYLGTLEAMGWNPDMLGQVRLFENALVGTVALPLGVVGALGIGLLLAPYAALWAALAGLVAVLCWIPIATKVVQ; this is encoded by the coding sequence ATGAACGCCGTCCAGAGGTTCATCAGAAGCCGAGTGCTTTTGCTGACCGCGGCCATTTTGATCGTCGCCATGTGCCTGTCCGTCCTCGTCCAGGGCCAGTCGCAGGCAGCGCTCAACCGAACAGTCGACCAGAATTCCCGCGGACTCTATGACATCCTGGTCCAGGCCAAGGCGGGTTCCGGCGGAGTGCTCATGCAGCCGGAAATCGCCAACGGCCAGGGCGGCATCAGCTTCGACCAGCTGGACAGCATCCGGAAACTGTCCGGTACGTCCGTGGCGGCCCCCATCAGCCTGGTGTCACGGGTATCCCAGAACCTCGAATCTCCGCGACTTGACGCCATGGACTACCTGGGCTTCAACTCCGGACTCGTGGGCACGGCCACCGCCGGTGAACCCGGCGCAACCGATCCCAGCAAGTGGCCGGCAGCGGAATCGGTCCTCACTGACAAGGCCAAGAAGTACCGGCTGACCGCCAGCGCCGTCAGCTCGGACGGCCATTCGGAACAGACCCTGTTCAAGTCCATGGCCGAGGGTTCCCTCGGCAAGGCCAGGCTCATCGAGGAGCAGGCCGCAGGCGGCAAGAGCATCCGCATCGCGGGCGCCGAAGGGGAAACCGGCATCAAGTTCCCGGCCCCCGCAGGCGGATCCGAACACAACCTCTTCAACCTTTCAGTGTCACTGCCGCTGGCCCCGCAGGTGACCGAGTCCGTCGTCGCCGTCGACCCCGTCTCCGAACGTGCCTTGCTGGGCACTGCCGGCGACTTCCTGGCTCCGCTCGAAAAGGCGCCGCCGGCGGACGCCCGGAACGCCGGGGCCATTGGCCGGCATTTCGAGAGCCTGTTCACCACTGGCATCAGCATGAAGGAACTCGAAGAGGGGCCTGACTTCCTCGGCGTAAAGCTCAAGTACTGGGCCCCCCTGATGACCCAGTACCAGCAGGCAAAGCGTAACGGCCAGCTCACCGCAGACTCCCAGGCCATCCCGCTGATCGTCCGCTCCGGCACGTCCCTGGACCTCAAGTACTCCGTGAAGATCGAAGAAATCGACGACTCCGGAAACGTGGTCAAGGATGTCGGCACGGTGACCAGGTCGCTGGATAAGGACTACCTGCCCTTCGTTTCCAAATCACCGTTCGCACTCTCGTGGCCGGGCTCGCAGGACTACTCCCAGCTCCTGGGAAACACCGGCAACTTCAGCCAGGGCCTCTACAACCCGGCAACGTGGAGCACCGACTTCGCCTCCGCCCCCAAGTACACCGACGGCGCCACCGCCGGCAACGGCGCCGTGGACAAGACCGCCACCCCGGGGGAGTGGATCACCGTCAACCGGCTCCCGGAGAAGGGCGCCGGCGGCGCACCCGTCGACCAGACCCAGCGCGAGCCCGTAGACGAGCGCTCCTACCGCGAAAGCCTGCAGACCGGCACCAAGGTCGCGGCACCCCTGGCCATGGTCTACGGCACGTTCGACGCCGATAAGGTCAAGGAAGCCGCAGGGGACGTCAACCGGCTGCCCCTGGGCGGCTACGACCCCTCACCGCTCACCCTGACCGAGGACGCACAGGGCAAAAAGGTGGAGAACACCGTACTCAAGCCCTCACTGAGCGCCACGGGCCTGGTCAGCCAGTCCGCCGGTGCCATTACCGACTACTACGGCCTCGCCGCGGCCCGCGGATATGAAGAGAATGCTTCGGTGATCGATGCCGTCCGGGTCCGGGCCAAGGCGCCCGGCAGCTGGAAGGAATCGCAGCCGGAGGTGGAGAAGCTCGCGAACGAAATCCGGGACATGGGACTGGAAGCAACCGTGGTTGCCGGCTCCGCGCGTGAAGACGCCAACATCTTTGTGCCGGGTTACTCCAAGGACGACGCCGGCAAGGAATCCCCGCTCGGCACTGTCACCCAATCGTGGGTCCGCCAGGATGCCGCCGACGCCGTGTCCGGCTCATTGACCGGTACCAACATCACGCTGCTGTTCCTCACGTTGTGCGGCGCGGCCCTGCTCACCGGTGCCTCCACAGTCAGCTACATCCGCCAGCGCCGCCGCGAAGCCGGCACCCTGCGGGCCATGGGCTGGACCCAGAAGAGGATCCGGAGCTGGGTGCTCGCGGAGTTCGGCGTGGGAGCCGCCCTCCTGGCGATCGCCGGCACCGTCCTGAGCCTGCTCAGCTGGAACGTTGCCACGGTCATCGTTTCCGCTTCAGTCCTGGTTCTCTACGCCGCCGCGGCCTACTTCGCGGCAAGGCAGCTGAGGCACCGTGACGAAGTGGACCAGGAACCGCAGCACGACGAGCGCCTGATCGCCGTTGATTCCCCGCTCACGTTCGCCAACCGCCAGCTGAGCACCAACAAATTCAACACCATCTCACTGGCTGTGGCAGTGGGCGTCTTCGGCGCCGCCGTGGGCGGTCTGATCGCCTTGCTGATCGACATCCCGCGGGCCGCCGGCGCAAGCGCCCTGAGCGGACTGGCAGCGGCCAGCGTGGCACTGCCCAGCATCGTCCTGGCACTGTCGGGCGTAGCCGTGGGCCTGGTGCTGACCCTCGTCACCGGGCGCTTCGAGCTGCAGGCCAAACGCCAGTACCTTGGCACCCTTGAAGCCATGGGCTGGAACCCGGACATGCTTGGCCAGGTCCGGCTGTTCGAAAACGCACTCGTGGGCACGGTGGCCCTGCCGTTGGGCGTGGTCGGCGCCCTCGGCATCGGTCTCCTGCTCGCACCCTATGCCGCGCTCTGGGCCGCCCTGGCCGGACTCGTGGCTGTACTTTGCTGGATTCCAATTGCAACGAAAGTGGTCCAATGA
- a CDS encoding branched-chain amino acid aminotransferase: protein MTQTAHGVEFTHQPSVTPKSAEERAAILANPGFGNYFTDHTAIVDYSVDENGKGGWHDARIEAYGPISLDPSAAVLHYGQEIFEGLKAYRHADGSVWTFRPEANAARLNKSARRLALPELPEEYFLGAIRELVQADREWVPAGDGEALYLRPFMIATEAFLGVRAAREVSFRVIASPAGNYFGGELKPVSIWISREYARAGRGGTGAAKCGGNYAASLIAQQEAEAHGCKQVLFLDQFNDNAVEELGGMNVFFVMKDGSLVTPALTGTILEGVTRMSVMQVAKDMGRTVTERKITLDEWRDGVASGEITEVFACGTAAVITPIGVLKDATEFIGSEDAKAGETTMAIREQLLGIQTGTVEDTHGWLTRLA, encoded by the coding sequence ATGACTCAGACTGCCCATGGCGTCGAATTCACCCATCAGCCCTCGGTAACCCCGAAGTCTGCTGAAGAGCGTGCTGCCATCCTGGCGAACCCGGGTTTCGGCAACTATTTCACCGACCACACTGCGATTGTCGACTACAGCGTTGACGAGAACGGCAAGGGCGGCTGGCATGACGCGCGCATCGAGGCATACGGTCCCATCTCGCTTGACCCGTCGGCGGCTGTGCTGCACTACGGCCAGGAGATCTTCGAGGGACTCAAGGCCTACCGCCATGCCGACGGCTCAGTCTGGACGTTCCGCCCGGAGGCGAATGCCGCCCGCCTGAACAAGTCCGCCCGCAGGCTGGCGCTGCCGGAACTTCCGGAAGAGTACTTCCTCGGTGCCATCCGCGAGCTTGTGCAGGCCGACCGGGAGTGGGTCCCGGCCGGGGACGGCGAGGCGCTCTACCTCCGTCCGTTCATGATCGCCACCGAAGCGTTCCTTGGTGTGCGCGCGGCCAGGGAAGTCTCCTTCCGCGTGATCGCTTCCCCGGCCGGCAACTACTTCGGCGGCGAGCTGAAGCCCGTGTCGATCTGGATCTCCCGCGAGTACGCCCGCGCAGGCCGCGGCGGGACCGGAGCAGCCAAGTGCGGCGGCAACTATGCCGCGTCCCTGATCGCCCAGCAGGAGGCCGAGGCCCACGGCTGCAAGCAGGTCCTCTTCCTGGACCAGTTCAATGACAACGCTGTTGAAGAACTCGGCGGCATGAACGTCTTCTTCGTGATGAAAGACGGCTCGCTGGTCACGCCCGCACTGACCGGAACCATCCTGGAGGGCGTCACCCGAATGTCCGTCATGCAGGTGGCCAAGGACATGGGCCGTACCGTCACCGAGCGCAAGATCACCCTGGACGAATGGCGCGACGGTGTGGCTTCGGGGGAGATCACCGAGGTCTTCGCCTGCGGGACTGCCGCCGTGATTACGCCCATCGGTGTACTCAAGGACGCTACGGAGTTCATTGGCTCCGAGGACGCGAAGGCAGGGGAGACCACCATGGCCATCCGCGAGCAGCTCCTTGGCATCCAGACAGGCACGGTCGAGGACACGCACGGCTGGCTGACGCGCCTCGCCTAG
- a CDS encoding ABC transporter ATP-binding protein, producing MNNDLNLDRIPQDDAGDGSLQTRANTILKAADHGTPLELSNITIRYGGQKGGADAVNVVEGFDLTLHAGEMHCVAGRSGSGKTSILTVGAGLTLPTSGRVFWEGQSLESMGDDEIADRRRALIGYVDQGGALIDGMSALENVLLPAVPDGEVDQRRDMAKDLLDLVGLGRRMRHRPAQLSGGERQRVAIARALILGTRVLVVDEPTASLDRTSANRIISILKDTTSDGIAVLVASHDHELVRLSDTLTELI from the coding sequence ATGAACAACGACCTGAATCTCGACCGGATTCCCCAGGATGACGCCGGGGACGGCTCGCTCCAGACCCGTGCCAACACCATCCTGAAGGCCGCGGACCACGGGACCCCGCTGGAACTGAGTAACATCACCATCCGCTACGGCGGCCAGAAGGGCGGGGCCGACGCCGTCAACGTCGTCGAAGGCTTTGACCTGACGCTCCACGCCGGGGAGATGCACTGCGTCGCCGGCCGAAGCGGCTCCGGCAAGACCAGCATCCTGACCGTGGGCGCCGGGCTCACCCTGCCGACGTCGGGCCGTGTCTTCTGGGAAGGCCAGTCGCTGGAGAGCATGGGCGACGACGAAATCGCCGACCGCCGCCGGGCCCTGATCGGCTACGTTGACCAGGGCGGCGCCCTAATCGACGGCATGAGCGCCCTGGAGAACGTGCTGTTGCCGGCCGTGCCGGACGGCGAAGTGGACCAGCGCCGGGACATGGCCAAGGACCTCCTGGACCTTGTGGGCCTGGGGCGGCGCATGCGCCACCGCCCGGCCCAGCTGTCCGGAGGCGAGCGTCAGCGCGTGGCGATTGCCCGCGCCCTGATCCTCGGAACACGCGTTCTCGTGGTCGACGAACCCACGGCAAGCCTGGACCGCACCTCGGCCAACCGCATTATCAGCATCCTCAAGGACACCACGTCCGACGGAATAGCCGTGCTGGTGGCGTCACATGACCACGAACTTGTCCGGCTCAGCGATACCCTGACCGAACTGATCTAG